The Pseudonocardia sp. EC080619-01 genome segment CATCTGGTCTCACTGGTTAGCGGCCTGGAGATCCGTTACGCGGTCGACCCGGTGGCGAGCCACCCATTGCTGGGCATGCGAATGCCGCCGTGTCAACTCACGACCAACGAGGGCCGTTCGGTCAACACTACTGAGCTGCTGCATTCCGGACGTGGTGTTCTGTTGGCCCTCGACGATCGGGCCGGCAAACGAGCGGTTGCTCGCGGATGGGCTGACCGGATCGACGTTGTCAACGCGTCCGTCGCCGACGCCGACGTCCCGGCCGCGCTGGATGGTGTCTTTGCGGCGCTGCTCCGACCTGACGGCTACGTGGCCTGGGTTGCACCGGGCCGAACTGACCTGGTCGCCGCTCTGAGACGCTGGTTTGGCAGTGCTGTGCGCGGTCCCGCAGTCGCAGTGTGAGCCGCGGACGACCTGACTTGCTTATCGGAGGGAGCGAAAGTGCACAGCACGCTGATCGTGGCGCGAATGCGACCCGAATCCGCCGACGATGTCGCCCGCATCTTTGGTGAGTTTGACACGACCGAGATGCCAGATCTAATGGGAACTCGCCGTCGCCAGTTGTTTCACTACAATGGACTCTACTTCCACATGCAGGACTTCGCCGACGATGACGGTATCCGGTCAATCGAAGAGGCCCAGAGGCACCCGCTGTTTGTCAATGTTAGCGAGATGCTGAAGGCGCATATCGGCGCTTACGACCCAGAAACCTGGCAGTCGCCGAAGGACGCGATAGCGACGTCGTTCTACCGCTGGGAACGGCACACGTGATGGACCGCCGT includes the following:
- a CDS encoding TcmI family type II polyketide cyclase, translated to MHSTLIVARMRPESADDVARIFGEFDTTEMPDLMGTRRRQLFHYNGLYFHMQDFADDDGIRSIEEAQRHPLFVNVSEMLKAHIGAYDPETWQSPKDAIATSFYRWERHT